One segment of Alistipes finegoldii DSM 17242 DNA contains the following:
- a CDS encoding PASTA domain-containing protein: MEKLTYYWKKLRQNKLAYNFVLIAAIILAMAVTAHFVMQVGTRHGARRIVPDFSGVKLDDAQRTARKYDLELHINDSLFVPAYEGGIVLDQLPEGGVEVKPGRTVYITINSFRQKMVPVPYVAGRSLRQAKNMLEIAGLEIGELIYRADMATNYVLEEYCEGRPVIQNSRIQAEMGSGVTLYVGVEGGFGSTVVPRLVGFPLKEAKGRLWELGLNVGKIDFDEGINLLNQKDARVYVQVPTAERSAALGSRVDLKLTLDEKKLAQHRATAEKQAREAAEERLRLERERADSLAQAEFEQAAAAGEEQPEILPATDNDGFFD; encoded by the coding sequence ATGGAGAAACTGACATATTACTGGAAGAAACTGCGGCAGAACAAGCTGGCATACAACTTCGTGCTGATAGCGGCGATCATTCTGGCAATGGCCGTCACGGCGCATTTCGTCATGCAGGTCGGCACGCGCCACGGCGCCCGCCGCATCGTGCCCGACTTTTCGGGCGTGAAGCTCGACGACGCGCAGCGCACGGCCCGCAAATACGATCTCGAACTGCATATCAACGACTCGCTGTTCGTGCCGGCCTACGAAGGCGGCATCGTCCTCGACCAGCTGCCCGAAGGCGGCGTGGAGGTCAAACCCGGACGTACGGTCTATATCACGATCAACTCGTTCCGGCAGAAGATGGTGCCCGTGCCCTACGTGGCGGGACGTTCGCTGCGGCAGGCCAAGAACATGCTGGAGATCGCAGGACTCGAAATCGGCGAACTGATCTACCGCGCCGACATGGCGACCAACTATGTGCTGGAAGAGTACTGCGAAGGGCGTCCCGTCATCCAGAACAGCAGGATTCAGGCCGAAATGGGATCGGGCGTAACGCTCTACGTGGGCGTCGAGGGCGGTTTCGGCTCGACGGTCGTGCCGCGGCTGGTGGGATTCCCGCTCAAGGAGGCCAAAGGCCGTTTGTGGGAGCTGGGGCTTAATGTCGGCAAGATCGACTTCGACGAAGGCATCAACCTGCTGAACCAGAAAGACGCCCGCGTCTACGTGCAGGTTCCGACGGCCGAACGGAGCGCCGCGCTGGGTTCGCGCGTCGATCTCAAACTGACACTCGACGAGAAAAAACTCGCCCAGCACCGCGCCACCGCCGAGAAACAGGCCCGCGAAGCCGCCGAAGAGCGTCTGCGGCTCGAACGCGAGCGCGCCGACTCGCTGGCGCAGGCCGAATTCGAACAGGCGGCCGCCGCCGGGGAAGAACAGCCCGAAATCCTGCCCGCAACCGATAACGACGGATTTTTCGACTGA
- a CDS encoding RluA family pseudouridine synthase has product MADERYITEDPELDDGQTADEDGEGAGLYEHFAVVADKGQAPLRLDKFLTVRMEKCSRNRIQAAADCGSILVNGKAAKSSYKVKPLDRIQIVLPYPRREVEIIPEDIPLEIPYEDDDLLIVNKPAGLVVHPGHGNYSGTLVNALTYHLRNLPLFQEGDMRAGLVHRIDKNTSGLLVVAKNEQSHARLAKQFFDHTIGRRYVALVWGNFEEDEGTITGNIGRSPRDRQKMFVFEDGSDGKHAVTHWRVLKRYGYVTLVECRLETGRTHQIRVHMSWQGHPLFNDERYGGDRILKGTTFSKYKQFIENCFAVMPRHALHAQSLGFVHPMTHEAVHFESELPDDFRALLEKWDTYAAASKESDNG; this is encoded by the coding sequence ATGGCCGACGAACGCTACATAACCGAGGACCCGGAACTCGACGACGGGCAGACGGCGGACGAGGACGGCGAGGGCGCCGGACTCTACGAGCATTTCGCCGTGGTGGCCGACAAGGGGCAGGCTCCGCTGCGGCTGGACAAGTTCCTGACCGTACGCATGGAGAAATGCTCGCGCAACCGCATTCAGGCGGCGGCCGACTGCGGCAGCATACTCGTGAACGGCAAGGCCGCCAAGTCGAGCTACAAGGTCAAACCGCTCGACCGCATCCAGATCGTGCTGCCCTACCCGCGGCGCGAAGTGGAGATCATCCCCGAAGATATCCCACTCGAAATTCCCTACGAGGACGACGACCTGCTGATCGTCAACAAACCGGCGGGGCTGGTCGTGCATCCCGGTCACGGCAACTACAGCGGCACGCTCGTCAACGCGCTGACCTACCATCTGCGCAACCTGCCCCTGTTTCAGGAGGGCGACATGCGCGCGGGGCTGGTCCACCGCATCGACAAGAACACCTCAGGGCTGCTCGTGGTCGCCAAAAACGAACAGTCGCACGCGCGGCTTGCCAAACAGTTCTTCGACCACACCATCGGGCGGCGTTACGTGGCGCTGGTATGGGGCAATTTCGAAGAGGACGAAGGGACCATCACGGGCAACATAGGGCGCAGCCCCCGCGACCGGCAGAAGATGTTCGTCTTCGAGGACGGCTCGGACGGCAAGCACGCCGTGACCCACTGGCGGGTGCTGAAGCGTTACGGCTACGTGACGCTGGTCGAGTGCCGGCTCGAAACAGGCCGCACGCACCAGATCCGCGTCCATATGTCGTGGCAGGGCCATCCGCTCTTCAACGACGAACGCTACGGCGGCGACCGCATCCTCAAAGGCACGACCTTCTCGAAATACAAGCAGTTCATCGAAAACTGCTTCGCCGTAATGCCCCGCCATGCGCTGCATGCGCAGTCGCTGGGCTTCGTACACCCCATGACGCACGAGGCAGTCCATTTCGAGAGCGAACTGCCCGACGATTTCCGCGCGCTGCTCGAAAAATGGGACACCTACGCCGCGGCGTCGAAGGAGAGCGATAACGGATAA